A stretch of the Balneola vulgaris DSM 17893 genome encodes the following:
- a CDS encoding bifunctional riboflavin kinase/FAD synthetase yields the protein MHKTELIYLKDIERVANSVVTVGTFDGVHEGHKSLINTVVEKAKKRDARSVVISFDPHPRDIINPGTAGIKQLTTIRERREILEDIGIDVLLIIPFDRDFSLLSSEEFVKNIVFEKIGVSEFVIGYDHHFGKDRSGSIETIENLGKELGFEAYIVSKKEMGDMTVSSTLIRKVLAAEGDVQLASSLLGRSYLLNGIVIHGDKRGRSIGFPTANLKAEHPNKVIPKDGVYAVRVRVADVWYQGMMNIGNRPTFEGASKALEVNIFEFDEDIYGQTIQVRFMQRLRGEKKFSGIDGLVEQLKQDQKDALSIFSTLDQ from the coding sequence ATGCACAAGACTGAACTAATCTATTTAAAAGATATTGAACGAGTTGCCAACTCAGTGGTAACAGTTGGTACCTTTGATGGTGTTCATGAAGGGCATAAGTCTCTGATAAATACGGTGGTTGAAAAGGCGAAGAAAAGAGATGCACGAAGTGTAGTCATCTCTTTTGATCCACATCCCCGTGATATCATCAATCCAGGAACCGCAGGTATAAAACAGCTTACTACCATCCGTGAACGTCGCGAGATATTAGAAGATATTGGTATTGATGTACTTCTAATCATCCCTTTTGATCGTGACTTTTCTCTGTTAAGCTCAGAAGAATTCGTTAAGAACATCGTATTTGAAAAAATTGGTGTTAGTGAGTTCGTAATTGGCTACGATCATCATTTTGGGAAAGATCGTTCAGGTTCCATAGAAACCATCGAGAACTTAGGTAAAGAGTTGGGCTTTGAGGCGTATATCGTTTCAAAGAAAGAGATGGGGGATATGACCGTAAGTAGTACCTTGATTCGAAAAGTGCTTGCTGCAGAAGGAGATGTTCAGTTAGCAAGTTCACTGCTCGGACGTTCCTATTTACTGAACGGTATAGTAATTCATGGGGATAAAAGAGGACGCTCCATTGGATTTCCTACCGCCAACTTAAAAGCCGAACATCCCAATAAAGTGATTCCAAAAGATGGGGTGTATGCCGTTCGTGTTCGAGTAGCGGATGTGTGGTACCAAGGCATGATGAATATTGGGAATCGTCCAACTTTTGAAGGAGCTTCAAAAGCCTTGGAAGTAAATATATTCGAGTTTGATGAAGATATTTATGGTCAAACAATTCAAGTCCGCTTTATGCAAAGACTCCGTGGAGAAAAGAAATTTTCAGGAATTGATGGTCTTGTTGAGCAACTAAAACAAGATCAAAAAGATGCACTTTCTATTTTCAGTACACTAGATCAATAA
- the truB gene encoding tRNA pseudouridine(55) synthase TruB, whose product MAKALPLHEIEVFDQQNLPSPDVDFSVASIILVNKPKTWTSFDVVRYVRGRLRTKKVGHAGTLDPMAEGLLILCSGRATKSISQLQDLPKTYIGEITFGASTPSYDADSEPDATAPTDHITLEMIQEVLDTHFKGEIQQVPPMYSALKRDGKRLYELARRGKTVELEPRPVTIHDTHIISFEDNKLLLSIICSKGTYIRSIAHDLGKLIGSLGHLTQLVRTSIGDYSYQKALSPEKIDELLNAQD is encoded by the coding sequence ATGGCGAAAGCCTTACCTCTGCATGAAATTGAGGTGTTTGACCAACAAAACCTCCCATCTCCAGATGTAGATTTTAGCGTAGCATCTATCATTCTAGTTAATAAGCCAAAAACATGGACTAGTTTTGATGTAGTGCGTTATGTGCGTGGTAGATTGCGTACTAAGAAAGTAGGGCATGCTGGAACCCTTGATCCTATGGCTGAAGGATTACTTATCCTTTGTTCAGGTCGAGCAACTAAATCTATTTCTCAGCTGCAGGATTTGCCCAAAACCTATATTGGGGAAATCACCTTCGGAGCATCTACACCAAGTTACGACGCCGATTCAGAGCCGGATGCAACCGCGCCCACCGACCACATCACATTAGAGATGATTCAAGAGGTGCTCGACACTCATTTTAAAGGTGAAATTCAGCAAGTACCCCCTATGTACTCCGCTCTTAAACGTGATGGTAAGCGCTTGTATGAATTGGCTAGACGTGGTAAAACGGTTGAACTTGAACCACGACCTGTTACCATTCACGACACGCACATCATTAGTTTTGAAGACAACAAACTCCTTTTGAGTATCATTTGCAGTAAGGGTACGTATATTCGATCTATTGCCCACGATTTGGGTAAACTTATTGGATCTTTAGGGCATTTAACCCAACTTGTACGTACTTCAATTGGTGATTATTCTTACCAAAAAGCATTATCCCCTGAAAAAATTGATGAGTTGTTAAATGCACAAGACTGA
- the rbfA gene encoding 30S ribosome-binding factor RbfA, which produces MSIRTKRLGEVLKRDLGQIIQREYQPEGVFITVTKVMMTPDLSIAKVYLSVFAPGRDEQVIYQTLDEHVPQIRHKLAAKIKNQVRKIPELHFYVDDTAEYVNKIETLFKKIDDEPTAPKDEEE; this is translated from the coding sequence ATGAGTATTAGAACAAAACGATTAGGTGAGGTTCTAAAACGCGATCTCGGGCAGATTATTCAACGTGAATATCAGCCTGAGGGTGTTTTCATTACTGTAACAAAAGTAATGATGACTCCAGATCTGTCTATTGCTAAGGTGTACTTAAGTGTATTTGCACCTGGTAGAGATGAACAAGTGATCTATCAAACGTTAGATGAACACGTACCTCAGATTCGCCATAAACTAGCGGCTAAAATCAAAAATCAGGTGCGTAAGATTCCAGAATTGCATTTCTATGTGGATGACACTGCAGAGTATGTAAATAAGATCGAAACCTTATTCAAAAAGATCGATGACGAGCCAACGGCTCCCAAAGACGAAGAGGAATAG
- the infB gene encoding translation initiation factor IF-2, protein MSINRPKPLFKVASEFNVSTQSIVEVLQDDFEVANRPNFKITPEMYSVLEGIYGDDKAKSQDHEKTREDYENRRNTIINQRNDSVTLDTVLEPLDESIGLEPQDEPEEKEEELALEPMDIEPELEPQEEAVAEEPEEEEVEAVVEPEAEVEEEPEAEEEVEEAPVAEEKEEEPVAEAPAEAKEETKEEASSEVVVEATQEEEPEEEEAEEETASEEAEDADTDEEEDDDDDDDDEDEEEEESSAKEETEAEKEEKIIKGKASKLKGTKVLGKVTFTNDLTSGTKKRKKRKRKKDQEGASTTSGDQNAKKKNTDAKTEKTRKKTKTKKSASKPKTEVDEIDVDRMMRETMQKIQGNSNVGNKRAKRRRQRKEEREEEQQLQQEMQEMEAGVIEVTEFITANDLAEELEVGVNDIISACMSIGLMITINQRLDAGTIELVASEFGKDVKFIDAEEMTEDLEIEEDDPEDLENRAPIITVMGHVDHGKTSLLDYVREARVAEGEAGGITQHVGAYEVMHNNKKITFLDTPGHEAFTAMRSRGAQATDIVILVVAADDSVMPQTIEAINHAKAAGVPMVVAINKIDKPGSTPDKIKQQLSDHGVIVEDWGGDTQFALVSAKTGQGIEELLEKVLIEAELLELKANPKRRANGVVLEARLDKGKGIIANILVQGGTLNVGDPFVAGPSFGRVRAMENDLGKRIKSAGPATPVQLMGFDEMPQAGDTLIVAEDEKTAKDVANQRQQIRREQAMRKTKHMTLDDLSRRLALGEVSELNIIIKADVDGSIEALSGSLQKLSNDEVAVNIIHTGAGAISESDVLLASASDAIIIGFQVRPTLQARKLAETEEIDIRLFSVIYDAVDEVRDALEGLLSPELKEQIVGNVDVREIFKVSKVGTIAGCYVTDGKIDRNNPVRIIRDGVVIYDGKIGALKRFKDDVKEVASGYECGISIENYNDIKVGDNFESYKITEEKRTLEDAN, encoded by the coding sequence ATGTCCATAAATAGACCAAAACCCTTATTCAAAGTAGCTTCGGAGTTTAACGTATCTACACAATCCATCGTAGAAGTGCTACAAGACGACTTCGAGGTAGCAAACCGTCCGAATTTCAAGATTACACCGGAGATGTATTCGGTCTTGGAAGGAATATATGGTGATGACAAGGCGAAAAGCCAAGATCATGAAAAGACGCGCGAAGATTACGAAAATCGTAGAAATACTATTATAAATCAGCGCAACGATAGTGTTACTCTGGATACCGTTTTAGAACCACTAGATGAATCTATTGGTCTGGAACCTCAGGATGAACCGGAAGAGAAAGAGGAAGAACTAGCTTTAGAGCCAATGGATATTGAGCCTGAGTTAGAACCTCAAGAAGAAGCCGTTGCTGAAGAGCCTGAAGAAGAAGAGGTAGAGGCAGTAGTTGAGCCGGAGGCAGAAGTTGAGGAAGAGCCAGAGGCAGAAGAAGAAGTTGAAGAAGCTCCTGTAGCAGAAGAGAAGGAAGAAGAGCCAGTGGCCGAAGCTCCTGCGGAAGCAAAAGAAGAAACTAAAGAAGAGGCGTCTTCTGAAGTAGTTGTAGAAGCAACACAAGAAGAAGAGCCTGAGGAAGAAGAAGCCGAAGAAGAGACCGCATCAGAAGAAGCAGAAGATGCTGACACTGACGAAGAAGAAGACGATGATGACGATGATGACGATGAGGATGAAGAGGAAGAAGAATCATCGGCTAAAGAAGAAACTGAGGCAGAAAAGGAAGAAAAGATAATTAAGGGTAAGGCAAGTAAACTAAAAGGTACTAAGGTACTCGGTAAGGTTACTTTCACCAACGACCTGACTTCTGGAACTAAAAAGAGAAAGAAGAGAAAGCGTAAGAAGGACCAAGAAGGTGCTTCAACTACTAGTGGCGATCAGAACGCTAAAAAGAAAAACACTGACGCTAAGACCGAAAAGACTCGTAAGAAAACCAAGACTAAGAAGTCGGCAAGTAAGCCTAAAACAGAGGTAGACGAGATTGATGTGGATCGTATGATGCGTGAAACCATGCAGAAGATCCAAGGGAATAGCAACGTAGGTAACAAACGTGCTAAGCGTCGTCGCCAGCGTAAAGAAGAGCGTGAGGAAGAGCAGCAGCTGCAACAAGAAATGCAGGAAATGGAAGCTGGCGTAATTGAAGTTACGGAGTTCATTACTGCAAACGACCTCGCTGAAGAGCTCGAAGTAGGTGTAAACGATATTATTTCTGCATGTATGAGTATTGGTTTGATGATTACCATCAACCAGCGTTTAGATGCAGGTACCATTGAATTGGTTGCTAGTGAATTCGGCAAAGATGTGAAATTCATCGATGCAGAAGAGATGACAGAAGATTTAGAGATTGAAGAAGATGATCCTGAAGATCTAGAAAATCGTGCACCGATTATTACAGTAATGGGTCACGTTGATCATGGTAAAACTTCTTTACTTGATTACGTTCGTGAAGCTCGTGTAGCTGAAGGCGAGGCGGGGGGTATTACCCAGCACGTTGGTGCATACGAAGTGATGCACAATAACAAGAAGATCACATTCTTGGATACTCCGGGTCACGAAGCCTTTACGGCGATGCGTTCTCGTGGTGCTCAAGCAACCGATATTGTAATTCTAGTAGTGGCGGCTGATGACAGCGTGATGCCACAGACTATTGAGGCCATCAACCATGCGAAAGCAGCAGGTGTGCCTATGGTAGTTGCTATTAACAAGATTGATAAGCCAGGATCTACGCCTGATAAGATTAAGCAACAGCTTTCTGACCACGGAGTAATTGTGGAAGATTGGGGTGGAGACACTCAGTTCGCTCTTGTATCCGCTAAAACGGGACAAGGCATTGAAGAGCTACTTGAAAAAGTATTGATCGAAGCTGAATTGTTAGAGCTTAAAGCCAACCCAAAACGTCGTGCAAATGGTGTTGTTCTTGAAGCACGTTTGGATAAAGGGAAAGGTATTATTGCAAACATCCTAGTTCAGGGTGGTACTCTGAATGTAGGTGATCCATTTGTTGCAGGACCAAGTTTCGGTCGTGTACGTGCCATGGAAAATGATTTAGGTAAGCGTATTAAATCAGCTGGCCCAGCAACGCCTGTTCAGTTAATGGGTTTTGATGAGATGCCTCAAGCTGGTGATACTCTTATTGTAGCAGAAGATGAGAAAACGGCTAAAGATGTTGCCAACCAACGTCAGCAGATTCGTCGTGAGCAAGCAATGAGAAAAACTAAGCATATGACTCTTGATGATCTATCTAGACGTCTTGCACTTGGTGAAGTATCTGAGCTGAATATCATTATTAAAGCGGATGTGGATGGTTCAATTGAGGCCCTATCTGGTTCATTACAGAAACTAAGTAACGACGAAGTTGCGGTTAACATCATCCATACGGGTGCTGGTGCCATTTCTGAATCGGATGTACTCTTAGCTTCTGCTTCGGATGCCATTATCATTGGTTTCCAGGTTCGTCCTACACTTCAAGCACGTAAGTTAGCAGAGACTGAAGAAATCGATATCCGTCTGTTTAGCGTAATCTACGATGCAGTGGATGAGGTAAGAGATGCCCTAGAGGGTCTATTATCACCTGAACTGAAAGAGCAAATAGTAGGTAACGTTGACGTTCGTGAAATCTTCAAAGTATCTAAAGTGGGTACTATTGCAGGTTGCTATGTAACCGATGGTAAGATTGATAGAAATAACCCAGTTCGTATCATCCGTGATGGCGTTGTAATTTACGACGGTAAGATCGGTGCCTTAAAACGATTTAAAGACGATGTGAAAGAAGTAGCATCAGGGTATGAGTGTGGTATCAGCATTGAGAACTACAACGATATAAAAGTAGGCGATAACTTCGAGAGCTATAAGATCACAGAAGAGAAAAGGACCCTCGAAGACGCCAATTAA
- the nusA gene encoding transcription termination factor NusA, producing the protein MQNDLSKQIISSFAEIAKDKGIDRDLLLSILEDVFRTMIRKTYETDDAFEVILNADRGEIQILHVREVVPKEELTDEVSEIALEDAKKIDPDVELYDELAQEVQIVDFGRRAVMMARQQLAQRIREIEKDNIYEDYSERVGEIILGDVYQVRHNKDILVNHNGVELLLPKSEQIYKDRYRKGDTIRAVVIGVHMRNGNPTVIISRTSELFLERLFENEIPEVFDGIIDLVKIARAPGDRSKVAVRSHDERVDPVGACVGMKGIRIHAIVRELQNENIDVINYTPDKVEFIKRALQPAEVLKVELDAEGKQASVLVPADEVSKAIGKGGVNIRLASKLSDCEIDVYREVEEEDDIDIAEFEEDFGSEAVQKLHEIGCDTARAVLEMSAKELVSRTNGEIDEELARKIIEVIGYEFEDEG; encoded by the coding sequence ATGCAGAACGACTTATCAAAACAAATTATCTCATCCTTTGCTGAAATCGCTAAAGATAAAGGCATTGATAGAGATCTATTGTTATCCATACTAGAGGATGTTTTCAGAACTATGATCCGTAAAACGTACGAAACGGATGATGCTTTTGAAGTAATCCTTAATGCGGATCGTGGAGAGATTCAAATCCTTCATGTACGTGAAGTTGTTCCAAAAGAAGAGCTCACAGATGAAGTATCTGAAATCGCATTAGAAGATGCTAAGAAGATCGATCCAGATGTAGAGCTTTATGATGAATTAGCACAGGAAGTTCAAATTGTTGACTTCGGTCGCCGTGCAGTGATGATGGCACGTCAGCAGTTAGCTCAGCGTATTCGTGAAATAGAAAAAGATAATATCTACGAAGATTACTCAGAGCGTGTGGGTGAAATCATCCTTGGAGATGTATACCAAGTACGCCACAACAAAGACATTCTTGTAAATCACAATGGGGTAGAGCTTCTGCTTCCAAAAAGTGAGCAAATTTACAAAGATAGATACCGCAAAGGTGATACCATTCGTGCCGTTGTAATTGGCGTGCACATGCGTAATGGTAATCCAACGGTAATAATTTCTAGAACCTCTGAGTTATTCTTAGAGCGTTTATTTGAAAATGAGATTCCGGAAGTATTCGACGGAATTATCGATTTAGTGAAAATTGCACGTGCTCCGGGCGATCGTTCTAAAGTGGCCGTTAGATCACACGACGAACGCGTTGATCCTGTTGGTGCTTGTGTTGGTATGAAAGGTATTCGAATTCACGCTATCGTGAGAGAGTTGCAAAACGAGAATATCGATGTAATCAACTACACCCCTGATAAAGTTGAGTTTATCAAGCGTGCACTTCAGCCTGCAGAAGTTCTTAAAGTTGAATTAGATGCTGAAGGAAAGCAAGCTAGCGTGCTTGTTCCAGCGGATGAAGTATCGAAAGCAATTGGTAAAGGTGGAGTGAATATTAGATTGGCTTCCAAACTTTCAGATTGCGAAATTGATGTATACCGTGAGGTAGAAGAAGAAGACGATATTGATATCGCTGAATTTGAGGAAGATTTTGGATCAGAAGCGGTTCAAAAGCTTCATGAAATCGGTTGTGATACCGCTCGTGCAGTACTAGAAATGAGTGCTAAAGAGCTGGTAAGCCGAACAAATGGTGAAATTGACGAAGAACTTGCCCGTAAGATTATTGAAGTAATCGGGTATGAGTTCGAAGACGAAGGTTAA
- the rimP gene encoding ribosome maturation factor RimP — protein MQLDTIQKIKDLAAPLAESNNLFVVDVEVKTGGGLAEVWVYLDGEERGVNLDECANISRELGFLMEAHEIFENKYRLNVSSPGLSRPLVDKRQYKKNEGRTAKVKFKKDEEYSKVRGSIVGITEEGITLADDDGNNIQVLFDEIMEAKIVPTI, from the coding sequence ATGCAATTAGATACCATACAAAAAATTAAAGATTTAGCGGCTCCTTTAGCGGAGTCTAATAACCTTTTTGTTGTTGACGTAGAAGTTAAAACAGGAGGAGGGTTGGCTGAGGTATGGGTATATCTTGATGGAGAAGAAAGAGGAGTTAATCTTGATGAGTGTGCAAACATTAGCCGTGAATTAGGCTTTTTAATGGAAGCGCATGAGATATTCGAGAATAAATACCGGCTAAACGTTTCTTCGCCTGGGCTTAGCCGCCCATTGGTGGATAAACGCCAGTACAAAAAAAATGAGGGGCGTACAGCCAAAGTGAAGTTCAAAAAAGACGAAGAATATTCGAAAGTTAGAGGCAGTATAGTTGGGATTACCGAAGAAGGAATCACACTAGCCGACGATGACGGAAATAATATTCAAGTGTTGTTTGATGAAATCATGGAAGCCAAGATCGTCCCAACTATTTAA
- a CDS encoding DUF192 domain-containing protein: MCKKAFFITLLCLIVTACSNEKNTKDDSTKPTGRVPDYVGTLHFLNEEGEIISTLRYAKAETELERNQGLMDVREMPKDAGMVFFFENEEPLSFWMANTPLPLDIMYVNSDSVIVSIYQNTTPFSDKTLPSFEPAKYVIETNAGYSINHDIREGLKVRF; the protein is encoded by the coding sequence ATGTGCAAAAAAGCCTTCTTTATCACTCTATTATGCTTGATTGTGACAGCTTGTTCGAACGAGAAGAATACCAAGGACGACTCAACAAAACCAACGGGGCGTGTACCTGATTATGTTGGAACTCTCCATTTTTTAAATGAAGAAGGAGAAATCATAAGTACGTTGAGGTATGCAAAAGCTGAAACTGAATTAGAGCGTAATCAAGGGCTGATGGATGTTCGTGAAATGCCAAAAGATGCGGGCATGGTTTTCTTTTTTGAGAATGAAGAACCCCTAAGTTTTTGGATGGCAAACACTCCCTTGCCTCTGGATATCATGTACGTAAATTCGGATAGTGTAATAGTTAGTATTTATCAAAATACTACGCCATTTTCGGATAAGACTTTACCTTCATTTGAGCCTGCTAAATATGTAATTGAAACGAATGCTGGCTACAGCATCAATCATGATATCCGGGAAGGATTGAAGGTGAGGTTTTAA
- the fbp gene encoding class 1 fructose-bisphosphatase, producing the protein MTAQPESKLITLEEFIIQSQSKFPGAKGELSQLLRDIGLAAKIISREVNKAGITNILGYDGTKNVHGESVKKLDLFADQQLISALERSGITSMVISEENDGIVKLSCEGGKYIVYMDPLDGSSNIDVNVSIGSIFSIYMRDGDFDKPAKDAEALQPGNRQVAAGYVLYGSSTTLAYTTGAGVSLFTLDPSLGEFMLSDRRVEIPKHGRIYSINEGSYNSWDLGLKKYIKYCQEEDPETGRPYSARYIGSMVADIHRTLIKGGIFIYPHSKNYPEGKLRLMYECNPLGFIIEQAGGMATDGKIRVMDIEPNAIHQRTPIYIGSPENVEHVMDFLHEYEGQVG; encoded by the coding sequence ATGACAGCACAACCAGAAAGCAAGCTTATTACGCTTGAAGAATTCATCATTCAATCACAGAGTAAATTTCCAGGGGCTAAAGGCGAGCTATCACAATTATTGAGAGATATTGGATTAGCCGCTAAAATCATTTCACGCGAAGTGAATAAAGCGGGTATCACTAATATTTTAGGATACGACGGCACTAAGAACGTTCATGGAGAATCGGTTAAGAAATTAGATTTATTTGCAGATCAACAGCTTATTTCGGCATTAGAGCGCTCAGGTATTACCTCTATGGTGATTTCAGAAGAAAATGACGGCATAGTTAAGCTTAGTTGTGAAGGAGGGAAATACATTGTGTATATGGATCCCTTAGATGGATCTTCAAACATCGATGTAAATGTATCGATCGGTAGTATTTTCTCAATTTATATGAGAGATGGCGATTTTGATAAGCCCGCAAAAGATGCAGAAGCACTTCAACCAGGAAACCGACAAGTAGCAGCAGGTTATGTGCTGTATGGTTCAAGTACAACTCTTGCGTACACCACAGGTGCTGGCGTTAGTTTGTTTACACTGGATCCTAGTTTAGGAGAATTCATGCTAAGTGATCGCCGTGTAGAAATTCCAAAGCATGGACGCATTTACAGCATCAATGAAGGAAGCTACAATTCTTGGGATCTTGGCCTAAAGAAGTACATCAAATACTGCCAAGAAGAAGACCCAGAAACAGGTCGACCATATTCAGCCCGTTATATTGGTTCGATGGTAGCAGATATCCACCGAACGTTGATTAAAGGGGGGATTTTCATTTACCCACACAGCAAGAACTACCCTGAAGGGAAATTACGTTTAATGTATGAGTGCAATCCGCTTGGTTTTATTATTGAGCAAGCCGGTGGGATGGCAACAGATGGTAAAATCCGAGTGATGGATATAGAGCCAAATGCTATACACCAGCGTACACCCATCTATATAGGCTCTCCTGAAAATGTTGAGCATGTAATGGATTTTCTGCACGAATACGAAGGCCAAGTAGGCTAA
- the coaE gene encoding dephospho-CoA kinase (Dephospho-CoA kinase (CoaE) performs the final step in coenzyme A biosynthesis.): MIKVGITGGIGSGKSTFCREWESLGATVIYADDLAKQLMIEDQELVNSIKSVFGDQSYHKDGTLNREFLAQEAFAKGRVEELNELVHPVLWERVAEIEAEERAKGTTIFAKEAAILLNNGRPTDLDYVILIIADEQTRIQRVLQRDHTDSAKVKERIKKQSDFMELSRLCDYIITNNGTQDELKLKAKELFHQLLEL; this comes from the coding sequence ATGATTAAAGTAGGGATTACAGGAGGCATCGGATCAGGTAAATCCACATTCTGCAGAGAATGGGAGTCCTTAGGTGCCACTGTAATTTATGCTGATGATTTAGCCAAACAGCTGATGATTGAAGACCAGGAACTGGTTAACAGCATAAAGTCTGTGTTTGGTGATCAGTCCTATCATAAGGATGGGACTCTAAATCGGGAATTCCTTGCACAAGAAGCATTTGCAAAAGGAAGAGTTGAAGAGCTGAATGAACTCGTTCACCCAGTTCTATGGGAGAGAGTGGCTGAAATTGAAGCGGAAGAGCGCGCCAAAGGAACGACTATATTTGCTAAAGAAGCCGCTATACTTCTTAATAATGGCCGCCCCACAGATTTAGACTATGTGATTCTCATCATTGCTGATGAGCAAACAAGAATTCAGCGAGTATTGCAACGAGATCACACGGATTCAGCGAAAGTTAAAGAACGTATCAAAAAACAGTCAGATTTCATGGAGTTATCTCGACTGTGCGACTATATAATTACCAACAACGGTACACAAGATGAATTAAAACTAAAAGCAAAAGAGCTTTTTCATCAATTATTGGAATTATAG
- the prfB gene encoding peptide chain release factor 2 (programmed frameshift), translated as MSINKDHLNELYERVDALRRYLDYDKRKVRIIELTEKTQDPEFWNDPDAAQGVMKQLDHEKSLVEAWDALNELRDSINVFLEFQEMGEDVESEIDAEYAKLEKGLEELELRNMLNGPDDQRDAVVTFNPGAGGTESQDWASMLYRMYVRWAEKNDFKVSVIDYQDGDVAGLKSATIEVQGINAYGFLKAESGVHRLVRVSPFDSNARRHTSFCSVFVSPLIDDSIEVNINESEVELQRFHSSGAGGQNVNKVETGVRLIWEGELSDGRTEKVVAECQQERSQLQNREKAMILLKSRIYELEKAIQEEEKARLEGSKGKNEWGSQIRSYVFDDQRVKDHRSNHETSNVSAVMDGDLDDFIKAYLLTISTQPQ; from the exons ATGAGCATAAATAAAGATCATTTAAATGAGCTTTATGAGCGTGTGGATGCGCTCAGGAGGTATCTT GACTACGATAAGCGCAAAGTCCGAATTATTGAATTAACTGAGAAAACTCAAGATCCCGAGTTTTGGAATGATCCTGATGCTGCACAAGGTGTCATGAAACAATTAGATCATGAGAAAAGCTTAGTTGAAGCTTGGGATGCATTAAACGAATTAAGAGACAGCATTAATGTATTTCTGGAATTCCAAGAAATGGGTGAAGATGTTGAAAGTGAAATTGATGCCGAGTACGCTAAGCTCGAAAAAGGTTTAGAAGAGCTTGAGCTTCGAAATATGTTAAACGGTCCTGATGACCAAAGAGATGCCGTTGTTACCTTTAACCCAGGAGCAGGAGGCACGGAAAGTCAGGATTGGGCTTCTATGTTATACCGCATGTATGTGCGTTGGGCGGAAAAAAATGATTTCAAAGTTTCCGTCATCGATTATCAAGATGGAGATGTAGCCGGTTTGAAGTCAGCAACCATAGAAGTACAAGGCATAAATGCTTACGGTTTTTTAAAAGCCGAGAGTGGGGTGCACCGTTTAGTTAGGGTATCACCTTTCGATAGTAATGCACGTCGCCATACTTCATTTTGTTCAGTATTTGTTTCGCCACTAATTGATGATTCCATTGAAGTGAATATCAATGAAAGTGAAGTTGAGCTTCAGCGATTCCATTCAAGTGGAGCCGGTGGGCAGAACGTAAACAAAGTGGAAACGGGTGTTCGATTAATCTGGGAAGGAGAATTATCAGATGGACGAACTGAAAAAGTAGTAGCTGAATGTCAGCAAGAGCGCTCTCAGCTGCAAAACCGTGAAAAGGCTATGATCTTACTGAAGTCGAGAATCTATGAGTTAGAGAAAGCCATCCAAGAGGAAGAGAAAGCACGACTCGAGGGCTCTAAAGGTAAAAACGAATGGGGTTCTCAAATTCGAAGTTATGTATTTGATGACCAACGAGTTAAAGATCACCGTTCAAATCATGAAACTTCCAATGTAAGTGCCGTGATGGATGGAGATTTAGACGACTTCATAAAAGCCTATCTACTCACAATATCTACACAGCCTCAATAA
- a CDS encoding DUF883 family protein, which produces MNTQDTKKRLEQSLEKASDKLEQKAIENYDKALDRLKYEKERLERELRHEYRNARRYVRANPEQGLGVAFVAGLVLGVILTRGGKD; this is translated from the coding sequence ATGAATACTCAGGACACCAAAAAACGACTAGAGCAAAGCTTAGAAAAAGCATCTGACAAGCTTGAGCAGAAAGCTATTGAGAACTATGATAAGGCCTTAGATCGTTTGAAATACGAGAAAGAGAGACTTGAACGTGAACTTAGACATGAATATAGAAATGCACGCCGCTATGTTCGCGCAAACCCAGAACAAGGGTTAGGAGTAGCCTTTGTTGCTGGCTTAGTACTTGGAGTTATTTTAACTCGCGGCGGTAAAGACTAA